The window ATTTTTATGTGATGCAAATTAGAGTTATTGCtaatttgattattttaatgaCAACAAGGCACCATATTTTACAACAGAATATTATGTTCTTCATTAGCTAAGAGTTGTTGACCGTATTATTCACTTATTTAATTCAGTATAACGTCACTCATACTGATCCAACTAAAACTAGGCAAATCGCCTGTTGCTAGCACTAGAAATGATATATACCAGGTAAATTGATTGTATAGTACGAACCACGAAGTtgtaagcttgaattcgagagatgtTAAGTTCGAACCCCGTCTTAGGAATTCCTGAAAAACATTGACTAACACTTCTCGCAAAATATTAAAGTACACACATTTTTAAAGGTATTTCGAGCGTTTGCCAACTCACATTGATGAATGTTATACAATACTAATTAATGTGATGTAAGATGTCACTTTTACAGAAATATAACTGCTCACTCAGAATGAACTTACCGAGAACATCTAGTTGAGGTAGCCACTTTGAAGTCTTCACGTTAGGTGGTAAACCTTTAACAAGACTTCCGTCAATTTTCCAAAGCACTCGCTGAGGAAGTAGTTTGAATGCATCAACAAAGGCCTGGAGTTTTTCTTTTGGAAGGGTCTCACATTTAATTAACGAACCGAAGCTGAAGTATATTACACCATCTGGAGCTTCACTAAGAAATTTATCCAAATCCTGTAAAAGATGACAAATTTATTAATTACTGGTAACTATGAACTATTTAGAGGAAGATAAAAACTAAATAATACTAAAAGTGTAAGATGAGATAAAAACTACACTGTATTTAATCAGTTTATTAAAAAGAgcctatgaaaaagaagcagcaatccagaacaaAAGCGAGGAAATGCTGCAGTTAGTCCCCTTTTTTACGTTTACACAGAAAAGGCGGTAAAAGGAAATCTATGAGGaattggaaaaggaatcacaattcaaggagaggaaaaaCTCTGAGATATGAAGAtgatattgttcttttatctgagtctgcagaagatgtggagaaatttctgaatggtagacacagtcttggagaaggaatagaagatgaaaataaattcaaaccaaaagtaatggagtgcagtcaaatgaagtcaggtgatgcaggaaatatcacatttggaaaggaagtagatgaatattgttagttgtgTATTAGCATAATTAATGAAGACAGAAGGAAGGAAGAAatcaaaatgcagactagcacaagcaaggaaggcctcccTTAAGAGAATAAATTTTCTCgcttccaacattgatataggaattataaaggtgtttttgaagactttcgtcaggaggatggcattatatggaagtgaaacgtggacgacaACTAGTTCGGAAAGAAAGAAtaaaagctttcgaaatgtagtggttcagaagaatgctgaaggtgagatgcgtaGTTCGAATCACAAATTAAtaggtactgaatcgaattagtgaggtaacaacgatttggctaaatatgaccagaagaagagatataatgataaggcacatcttaagacacccaggacttgttaagttagttttagagggaagtgtaggcgggagaaaaggtaggagtagaccaaggtatgaatatgacaaacagattagagtagatgtaggatgtagtagttacgtagaaatgaacaggttaATACAGGACAGGGttgtatggagagctgcatcaaagcaatctatggactgatgacccaaacaatccATCAAAGAGACTTCGATATCTACTCAGAGCAGATGCTCCCAGAAGAGCTTGATGATCTTCAGCAATGTATTAAGATACATGGCGAACTTATCAACAACATACCCTATACCGGTGACAACGTGCTGATTCCAAATAGCATTCAGGAATTTCAAGATCTAGTCATTAGAGCTAAATAAGTGAGCAATGATTATGACATTGACTTCGTACAAAGTACACGGTCGTAACAAAGAATCACATACCACCTGGTCAGCGCCCAACAGATCGAGAGGGTCAAAAATTAACCAGGACTGGGACTCATCTGTGGAAGTCAAATGGAACATCTGACAATTCTTACGCTCAGAAATAGAATGGTGAAGTGTTACGTCGTTCACTCTCCTGTATGGAGTAGAGGCATGAACGTTGACAGAAGTCACAGAGAAGAGAATTCAAACCATTGAGATTTGGATATAGCGGCGAATATTTAAAATCTCGTGGTTGCACCATATGAAGAATGAAGAGGTACTCCAGAGAATGTGCTGTTGACATCAGCTGATAAAAACAATTAAAACTGGGAAACTATATGTAGGACGAGATAAAGAATCATCGAAAATGTCTACTCTGTGCTACAGAAAATCTGAATGCAGAAGACCTGGCAAAAGAAGAATATCTTGGTTTGCTATGACACCTCGGAGCCCTTCCAATCCGCACATGCTGGAAGCCGCCTTCAAGTCCGaataaggaagaagaagataattttatGTTTTAGGTAATTCGTGCTGGAATTACCTTTTCAACTCATTTTGTGATCGACCATCTACATTTTGAAACTCACTTTACCTTCCTGCATTCAAATAGAGTGTTTTAATGCATGATATACTTTTGTACGGGGATCACGCCAGGGACGGAGGCATGTGCATGAATCCTCGGTTTAGTTGTTTCTTATGAGATCAGATCATCTAATCCTTCTCTGGAGTACCTATTCATTCTTCACATGATCTAACCACCAAAATTTCAACATTCGCCGGAATATCCACATCTTGAAAGcctgaattttctttcaaaacgtTCATCTTAGATATCTTAGGGATATCGACGAATTCTTTGCTGTTCGTTGtgatatttacaagatatattgccTCCTAGCTTTCGTTCCACAAACGAAATGACTTGACGTCAACAGCAAGATATAGTACACTAGAAATATGGTCTCCTGATAGCAATACAGCCTACGACCAAGcaatttttattcattattaatctGTAAAATAACGATGGAACTAAATCGACATTCGTACAAACATATTTCATTCATCATTACACGATGACGGTTGTTCACGTTTTTGTAGGAGAACAGATTAAAATATGACTACAAAActatataatttaaatttaacatatttccaTGTCCAGTATAACTTGTCACAGCGTTCTGTAATTCTTTCTAAATTCGACTACGACACGgtattgatttacgtcccaccgacacagataggtcttacggcgacgatgggacaggaaagggttgggggtggaaaggaaacgtccgtggccttaattaaggcacagccccaacatttgcctggtgtgaaaatgggaaacaacggaaaacatctttagggctgcctacagtgcggttcgaacccactacctctcgaatactggttactggccgcacttaagcgcctgcagcgatcgagctcggtagAACTAGTCAAAgctgtagtgtgaaatactgatgTTTATATTTGTACAGTACATCGGTTTCATTATAACTGCGTGCTGGTACCTTAAACACACAAAAATGAGATGCAATGCAATGTGTAAAATGCCAGTCTTTCTAACCTGgtacaagtggggtttataatatgCTAGTATTCAACATTATATACAGGCTAAAATTTTAAATATATCGAAACCTGTTATTATTTTCAAAAAAAGTAAAATGAAGCTCATACATAAACGTGCAGTGCATTATCAGCGTGTCAATATCTCTTGAGATAATGGTACTAATATGTTTGAGATGTTTTGAAATGAAACCACAATTACCTAAACCAAATATCAGCAAATTCGTTGGTATCATTATTTTCAGTCTGATAAGTACTTCTCGTAAGTGGTTTCTTTCTTGGACATGGAGTCTAGTCGAATCAATCATTAACGTGCAGTGTTCTCTCCACCTGTTTTCTGACAGATAGGTATTCGCTGTACTGTGCTCATTAATACATTATGATAAAAGTGTACAACTTAAAACCTGAATTATCTCTTCAGGTGGCAGGTAAAGGAAAACTGAATGTGCAATTGTTTTAGGGGAGAAAAGTCATTCCAATAGCGCTGTCTATATCTGGCGAACGAGGTAGTTTTGAGGACTGCATTCTCGAGAAGTAGGTGGGATTATAAAAATAATCACAACTCTTAATTTTTGATAGTCCTACCCATGTATTTATTGCTAAGTAGAGAGAGCAATGCAGTTATATATCAGAAAAATAGTTAGTGCCATTATCTCAGCAGATACTCAcaccctggaaaagtactgcaagcCTCTTGGTAGCTGAAAGTAAAAACATTACTTCCATATATTTAACAGTATACGAGTTATTGTATGTGAACGTTTAGCTGGTTCATCatgtacagtatatttcaaaaccTAGCACATATGATGTATGTATCGAACAATGACAGACTGGAGTAAGAAGAACATGTAGATTGCAGAATATAAGGTAATAAATGTTGTCCCTGAAAATGTACAAATAAATATGCAGCAGTATTAATTCATAAAAATgtactaattttaaaaatgattACCTCTGGCAATGGTTTAGGAGTTGCAATATGTAGACCAGCAACTTCAACGTAGGCTGGAACTGTTGGCCTAGACCTGTGAATGCTGAAATGGCTGTTAATGAGTACCAAACTGGTGTTTTTCTTCAGTTCAGAAACAGGAGGTATATCGTCTCCGAAGTGCTGTCGTAACAAAAGGTCAATGGGCAATTCTGATAAATAGTACTGTCCCCACTTCGTTATAGCATAATATATAGTGTTTATTAATCTTTGTTTGAAGTTCATTTCAGAAGTATAAGAAAGAAAATAGTTAGGAATATAGGATGGGTTGTCAGGATTCATTAAGCGATCATTCACCCAGGGAGATGTTGATGTTGAGATCACAGAAATAATAGGTATTTTCCACTTATGAGCAAGGGCTATCCAACAGTCACCACCAAGGAATCCTGTAATAAGTACATCGAATGTATCATTTGACTTCATTAAATCTTTCATCGCAGGATGATTAAGAGAAGCTTTACAGCCTTCTAGATTCAAGTACCTAAGGAAGTTCATAAGCTCCCGGGGACGTAAATATCGGACAAAATCCACAGTAAAGTTATTGACTACTTCAGGAAGCGAACCATTTAGATTGATATCTGTATAGTTTGGGATCTTATTCTTCTGAGGGAAGTGACTGGCTACGTACACATCATGCCCTTTGGCTGCAAGACCTTTCATCAGGTTCTCCAGCATAGAAAACTGACTTTTTCCATTGTAGTGAAAGATGGCTAGAATACGCGCACTGTCCGAGGTACGATAACTCGCTAACAGGACTAGAACTGTGAAAGCGTAACTCCACTGcatctgaaataaaaaattattatcATTGTATTTCTCGAAAAGAAGAACTGTCATAAATTATTCAGTATTTCTAAAATACAATGGCAGATATATGAATCAAGCATTTTCCATATCTACAATCAAAGCATCAAAAATTACAGGAATATATGCACATATTTAGGGAGAGACAGAGAAAAGTTACCGCACTATGTAGAAGACATTGGGGGAACAGATTGCCCACAGTCCATTACTAGACTCACCAGTAAGCAGCGGCAGCGCGAGCAGGCGATCAGTCTCTTTACATATTGTATACCTAAATTATTAGTTAAGGGTTAATAATGGATGTATGTACACCTTATTTTTAATCCGAAAACTAATCTAGATCTTACTTTTCAACAAATCAGCTCTTAAAATGATGTTCATTGCTCTCTATACAAATTGAATAATTGCGAAATAAATACGGAAATACTCCTTGTACTTCAGCTTCTAAAACGTCACGTATAAGTCGCCTGATTTCATCCTCCAGGGCTTCAAGAGTACGGGGATTGTTATCGTACACTTTCTATTTTAAAGTTCTCCACCAGAAAGAAAATTCACAGACACGTAAATAGGGGAACAAGGGGGGGCCAAAGTCCATGGCTAATATTATTCGCTCATCGAACACCTGTTCTAATGCATGTCTTGAATAGTGTAACTAATGATTTGTATGGGCAGGAGCGATTTCCTGTTTGTAGGCATACTGCCTTTCTTCCTCAGTCATTATTTCAAGGAATGGCTGCACGAAACGTTCTGAGGTAACTATTTCATCAAGGAAAATAGGGTCAATATCATGCTACGCTCCGTAATGCTACAGCAAACACTGACTCACTGTACGTCACCATAATGATAACTAACACAAATAACGTTCAAAAACAAGTGTAGATCTGCAGCACTAATAACATGCGCTCAACAAGAACTCCACTCGTGAACCAAACATTTATTCCatacgcttaccgctaaccataCTCACTGCGGTGCCTCACCGCGCACTCTATCCCAGCCCCAAGAAGAAACAAGCATTTCCCCAGGCCACCAGCGCAGCTCCACCAGATAAGCTTTTCACTGCATCTCCTAGTATATGTCCAGATCCATTTAGGGTtagtattgcacccgccccctaccgaAAGTGTCTCCGGCGATAAATCAACAAGTTCGTTATCTGGGTTAAAACCAAGTGGGCATCAAACATATATAAATAACTTAGCCGCAAAAAGTTTAGGAGAATACGGGTATCAAATAGCTACGATCGAATTAGaacaatatttacaatttttaaaatcaAAAGTGTTTATTATAATCCAGATGATGATGAGAAATGAGGCGAATACATGATCGAATTCCACATAGTTAAACTGCGGATTGTTGAGCATTGTTCTAATTTAGGGATAAGACCGAGTATAATCGTTCAGAAGGAGTCTACTTCATGACTTCACGTGTACGGAGTATTTTACTGTGCAAACACATCATAATATTCAAATATAACAAATCTGAGTGATACCTAATCTAACGTAAATCATTTCCTACTGGAATAACCTTAGATAATATACATGAAAAAAACAAACTTCATATGCTTTGGATTCAAGTCGAACCCCAACTCGTATATGCACGAACCCGCCGCACCGATGGTAGACACCATTGTCGACGCTGAATGACATCACAACACAATTAAACACATAAACACTGAAGAGAAATACagaaatatatacacaacacacgCGAACGCTAATCATCAGTCCCAACATTTGCGAGTCTGCCGGTCACATACCCAGAGCCAAATGCGGGATCTTTGCTGTTTGCGGAGAACCTGAAATTCCTACTTAATAATTTTATATGCATGAACAAAATTAAGAAAAAGAAAACGGGTCATTTATTTCTGAAATTTATTTAAGTCGGCTGAGGAAATGAATCAATTAGAACTCCACGCAGGAACAAG is drawn from Anabrus simplex isolate iqAnaSimp1 chromosome 1, ASM4041472v1, whole genome shotgun sequence and contains these coding sequences:
- the LOC136856722 gene encoding UDP-glycosyltransferase UGT5 isoform X1; this encodes MMFQMQWSYAFTVLVLLASYRTSDSARILAIFHYNGKSQFSMLENLMKGLAAKGHDVYVASHFPQKNKIPNYTDINLNGSLPEVVNNFTVDFVRYLRPRELMNFLRYLNLEGCKASLNHPAMKDLMKSNDTFDVLITGFLGGDCWIALAHKWKIPIISVISTSTSPWVNDRLMNPDNPSYIPNYFLSYTSEMNFKQRLINTIYYAITKWGQYYLSELPIDLLLRQHFGDDIPPVSELKKNTSLVLINSHFSIHRSRPTVPAYVEVAGLHIATPKPLPEDLDKFLSEAPDGVIYFSFGSLIKCETLPKEKLQAFVDAFKLLPQRVLWKIDGSLVKGLPPNVKTSKWLPQLDVLVHPNVRVFISHGGLMGSLESVYAGVPVVGIPMFFDQMQNVEYLSNIGIARKVDYEDITKDTVYFALKSILEDPSYKRTAKLISERFRDRPQSALETAIFWTEYVIRHGGGAHLRSAAVDMPMYQYLLLDVIAVITLGLVSLLVLMWFMCKRTARFIFASEEDEKGVSKKKA
- the LOC136856722 gene encoding UDP-glycosyltransferase UGT5 isoform X2, with amino-acid sequence MQWSYAFTVLVLLASYRTSDSARILAIFHYNGKSQFSMLENLMKGLAAKGHDVYVASHFPQKNKIPNYTDINLNGSLPEVVNNFTVDFVRYLRPRELMNFLRYLNLEGCKASLNHPAMKDLMKSNDTFDVLITGFLGGDCWIALAHKWKIPIISVISTSTSPWVNDRLMNPDNPSYIPNYFLSYTSEMNFKQRLINTIYYAITKWGQYYLSELPIDLLLRQHFGDDIPPVSELKKNTSLVLINSHFSIHRSRPTVPAYVEVAGLHIATPKPLPEDLDKFLSEAPDGVIYFSFGSLIKCETLPKEKLQAFVDAFKLLPQRVLWKIDGSLVKGLPPNVKTSKWLPQLDVLVHPNVRVFISHGGLMGSLESVYAGVPVVGIPMFFDQMQNVEYLSNIGIARKVDYEDITKDTVYFALKSILEDPSYKRTAKLISERFRDRPQSALETAIFWTEYVIRHGGGAHLRSAAVDMPMYQYLLLDVIAVITLGLVSLLVLMWFMCKRTARFIFASEEDEKGVSKKKA